One genomic window of Salvelinus sp. IW2-2015 unplaced genomic scaffold, ASM291031v2 Un_scaffold1852, whole genome shotgun sequence includes the following:
- the LOC112072192 gene encoding MOB kinase activator 3B has translation MEKQRTCQDSCFNWILKAFKPKLKRCPDAALQTVNVTLLYPSSSSQPAVAASPPVLPAPPEPTIGTVGSSLGSRTLTRPVDKSPLFPSSLLPRSSSLNLLSPLAPVLAPLVPVPGNMSIALKQVFNKDKTFRPKRKFEPGTQRFELHKKAQVSLSSGVDLRAAVALPHGEDLNDWVAMHVVDFFNRINLIYGTVCEFCTEKSCPVMSGGPRYEYRWQDDHKYKKPTALPAPKYMNLLMDWIEVQINNEDIFPTSIGIPFPKNFNPDL, from the exons AAAAAGATGTCCTGATGCGGCACTCCAAACAGTAAACGTTACCCTCCTGTATCCCTCTTCCTCATCTCAACCTGCCGTTGCTGCTtctcctcctgtacttcctgctCCTCCAGAACCGACTATTGGTACCGTTGGCTCCTCCCTTGGGTCCCGAACCCTCACTCGGCCGGTTGACAAATCCCCgcttttcccctcctctctgctcccccgGTCCTCGTCCCTgaacctcctctcccccctcgccCCAGTCTTAGCCCCACTGGTCCCCGTCCCTGGCAACATGTCCATCGCCCTGAAGCAGGTCTTCAACAAGGACAAGACCTTCCGGCCCAAGCGTAAGTTTGAGCCGGGGACGCAGCGCTTCGAGCTGCATAAGAAGGCCCAGGTGTCGCTGAGCTCCGGGGTTGACCTGAGGGCGGCGGTTGCACTGCCTCACGGGGAGGATCTGAACGACTGGGTGGCCATGCACGTAGTGGACTTCTTCAACCGGATTAACCTCATCTACGGGACGGTGTGCGAGTTCTGCACGGAGAAGAGTTGTCCGGTCATGTCCGGTGGTCCTAGGTATGAGTACCGATGGCAGGACGATCACAAGTATAAGAAACCAACAGCTCTACCTGCTCCCAAGTACATGAACCTACTGATGGACTGGATCGAGGTACAGATCAACAATGAGGATATCTTCCCCACCAGCATAG GTATCCCCTTCCCCAAGAATTTCAACCCAGATCTGTAA